The following coding sequences are from one Mycobacterium bourgelatii window:
- a CDS encoding carbon starvation CstA family protein, giving the protein MDGDITYIRNDTELPPVAIIDRSPITGRHKIIFGVIAVVGAIAWAIIALARGETVNAVWFVVAAICTYIIGYRFYARLIEMKIVRPRDDHATPAEVLEDGTDYVPTDRRVLFGHHFAAIAGAGPLVGPVLAAQMGYLPGTIWIVLGAVFGGCVQDYLVLWISTRRRGRSLGQMARDELGVIGGAAALIGVLVIMVILIAVLALIVVKALAQSPWGVFSIAMTIPIALFMGCYLRFLRPGRVGEVSFIGFALLLAAVGSGNWVAETSWGASWFTLSPVTLCWCLIIYGFAASVLPVWLLLAPRDYLSTFMKVGAVGLLAAGICLAHPAMQAPAISRFAINGDGPVFAGSLFPFLFITIACGALSGFHSLISSGTTPKLLEKESQMRLIGYGGMITESFVAVMALITASILNQHLYFAINAPAAQTGGTAASAAEYVNTLGLSGAPATADQISQAASSVGEHSIVSRTGGAPTLAFGMSEVLHRVFGGADLKAFWYHFAIMFEALFILTTLDAGTRVNRFMLSDALSNLGGPLAKLRNPSWRPGVWICSVVVVAAWGSILLMGVTDPLGGINTLFPLFGIANQLLAAMSLTVLTVVVIKKGLLKWAFVPGIPLLWDLAVTLTASWQKIFSGDPAIGYWTQHYQYLAAKEAGKTTFGSAKDAYQLDQVIRNTFVQGTLSIIFALVVIIVVAAGIIVAVKAIRGGGRPLTEDDPVPSRRFAPSSLIPTAAERQLQEQWARHAE; this is encoded by the coding sequence GTGGACGGCGACATCACCTATATCCGCAACGACACCGAACTGCCCCCCGTCGCGATCATCGACCGCTCCCCCATCACCGGCCGGCACAAGATCATCTTCGGCGTGATCGCGGTCGTCGGCGCCATCGCCTGGGCGATCATCGCGTTGGCACGCGGCGAGACGGTGAACGCGGTGTGGTTTGTGGTCGCGGCGATCTGCACTTACATCATCGGCTACCGGTTCTATGCCCGGCTGATCGAGATGAAGATCGTTCGCCCACGCGACGACCACGCCACTCCCGCCGAGGTTCTCGAGGACGGCACCGACTACGTACCCACCGACCGGCGCGTGCTGTTCGGCCATCATTTCGCGGCCATCGCCGGAGCCGGACCACTCGTCGGACCCGTGCTGGCCGCCCAGATGGGCTACTTGCCCGGCACGATTTGGATCGTGCTGGGCGCCGTGTTCGGTGGTTGCGTCCAGGACTATCTCGTGTTGTGGATCTCCACCCGGCGCCGGGGCCGTTCCCTGGGCCAAATGGCCCGCGACGAACTGGGCGTCATCGGCGGGGCCGCCGCCCTGATCGGTGTCCTCGTCATCATGGTGATCCTGATCGCGGTCCTCGCGCTCATCGTGGTCAAGGCACTGGCCCAAAGCCCGTGGGGCGTGTTCTCCATTGCAATGACGATCCCCATTGCCCTGTTCATGGGCTGCTACCTGCGCTTCCTGCGTCCTGGGCGGGTTGGCGAGGTGTCGTTCATCGGCTTCGCGCTGCTGCTCGCCGCCGTGGGATCGGGCAATTGGGTCGCCGAAACATCTTGGGGTGCATCCTGGTTCACCCTGTCTCCGGTCACTTTGTGTTGGTGCCTCATCATCTACGGCTTCGCCGCGTCGGTGCTGCCGGTGTGGTTACTGCTCGCACCCCGCGACTATTTGTCGACGTTCATGAAGGTCGGCGCCGTCGGCCTGCTGGCGGCCGGCATCTGTCTTGCCCACCCGGCGATGCAGGCACCGGCCATATCTCGATTCGCGATCAACGGCGACGGCCCGGTGTTCGCGGGCTCACTGTTTCCCTTTCTGTTCATCACCATCGCGTGCGGCGCACTGTCCGGCTTTCACTCGCTGATCTCCTCCGGGACAACGCCCAAGCTGTTGGAGAAAGAAAGCCAGATGCGGCTGATCGGCTACGGCGGCATGATCACCGAATCGTTCGTCGCGGTCATGGCGCTGATCACCGCGTCAATCCTCAACCAGCACCTGTATTTCGCCATCAACGCCCCCGCTGCGCAAACCGGCGGCACCGCGGCCAGCGCCGCCGAATACGTCAACACCCTCGGTCTTTCCGGCGCGCCAGCCACCGCGGATCAAATCAGCCAGGCCGCCAGCAGCGTCGGCGAACACTCCATCGTGTCGCGGACGGGCGGAGCCCCGACCCTTGCATTCGGCATGTCCGAGGTATTGCACCGCGTCTTCGGTGGCGCCGATCTCAAGGCGTTCTGGTACCACTTCGCGATCATGTTCGAGGCGCTGTTCATCCTCACCACCCTCGATGCCGGCACCCGAGTCAACCGCTTCATGCTCTCCGATGCATTGAGCAATCTGGGTGGACCGCTGGCCAAGCTGCGCAATCCCAGCTGGCGCCCCGGCGTGTGGATCTGCAGCGTGGTGGTCGTCGCGGCGTGGGGAAGCATCCTGCTGATGGGCGTGACCGATCCGCTGGGCGGCATCAACACCCTTTTCCCGCTGTTCGGCATCGCCAACCAGTTGCTCGCGGCGATGTCCCTCACCGTGCTCACCGTGGTGGTCATCAAGAAGGGCTTGCTCAAATGGGCCTTCGTCCCTGGCATTCCCCTGCTCTGGGATTTGGCGGTCACCCTGACGGCATCGTGGCAGAAGATTTTCTCTGGGGATCCGGCCATCGGCTACTGGACGCAGCATTACCAGTACCTGGCGGCGAAAGAAGCGGGGAAGACAACCTTCGGTTCGGCCAAGGACGCCTATCAGCTGGACCAGGTGATCAGGAACACCTTCGTACAGGGGACGTTGTCGATCATCTTCGCGCTGGTGGTCATCATCGTGGTGGCAGCCGGAATCATCGTCGCCGTCAAGGCAATTCGTGGCGGCGGCAGGCCATTGACCGAGGACGACCCGGTACCGTCCAGAAGGTTCGCGCCGTCCAGTCTGATTCCCACCGCGGCAGAACGGCAGTTGCAGGAACAGTGGGCTCGGCACGCCGAGTAG